The genomic window CATCCGATCACTCGCCCGGGATCTTGGCGAGCTTCTCGGTACGGGTGCGACGCTGTATGCGCTACGACGGGAGTCGATCGGTTCAGTGACGCTTGCGTCTGCGAAGGATCCCACCTCCCTTGAGCCGGACGATCGTCTCCCTTTGTCGGTGATCTTTCCTGACGCACCATCCTACGCGATTGAGAGGGAGTTGCTGACACAGGCTCGCAATGGTCATGTGCTTGCATGTCCACCTGCGCTTGGCGATGGTAAGGAGGTGTTGGTTCTGGCCCAAGGTGCTGAGCCCGAGTATCAACGACTTGTTGGGGTCTATGGTGTGCAGGGCGATAAGCTGGTCCCATTGCGTGTGGTGCCGCCAGAGGGGGCTAAATGATCGAGGTGCTCAGCTCTGAAGCTCCGACCTACTCGTTGGATCAGTCGGTCGTAACCATTGGAGCCTTTGATGGTTTTCATCTCGGTCATCTCGGCCTCATCGGTGCTGCGCGTGAGGAGGCCGATCGGCGAGCATTGCCACTTGTAGTCGTCACGTTTGACCAACATCCGATGAAGGTGCTCGCTCCCGAGCGCGCCCCTCGTCTCCTTATGGGTCCAAGGTTGCGCCACCATCTGTTGGGTGCCCTCGGTGTGGATGTCCTCTATCTCCTCCACTTTGATCCAGCACGTGCCGCTCAGGCTCCGATCGACTTTGTCGATGAGGTGCTCGTCCACACCTTGGGTGCGACAGGGGTCTACGTGGGGGAGAACTTTACCTATGGAGCCAAGGGTGCAGGATCGATTGCCGACCTTGTCGAACAGGGCGCACTCCGAGGGTTTTCGGTGCACGCGTCTAGGTTGCTGACCGTCGGGGAGTTAACGGAGAACCCCGAGGCGATTGCGCTGTTAGGAACCGACCGAGTGGTGTCGGCAACGCTGATCCGATCCCTCGTACAAGAGGGTCAATTGGACCTTGCCAACGAGCTTTTGGGTCACCCTTTTGGGGTCGAAGGAGTCGTGGTGTCTGGGGATCGACGAGGACGCACCCTTGGCTTTCCTACCGCCAACCTCGTGGTCGGCGAGGAGTTCGTGAAGCCACCGGATGCCGTCTACGCGGGGTATACCTACCTTGACGGTCGGCGCTATGCGGTAGCGATCTCGCTCGGTACTCGCCCGATGTACTATCCAGAGGGT from Ferrimicrobium sp. includes these protein-coding regions:
- the ribF gene encoding riboflavin biosynthesis protein RibF, which produces MIEVLSSEAPTYSLDQSVVTIGAFDGFHLGHLGLIGAAREEADRRALPLVVVTFDQHPMKVLAPERAPRLLMGPRLRHHLLGALGVDVLYLLHFDPARAAQAPIDFVDEVLVHTLGATGVYVGENFTYGAKGAGSIADLVEQGALRGFSVHASRLLTVGELTENPEAIALLGTDRVVSATLIRSLVQEGQLDLANELLGHPFGVEGVVVSGDRRGRTLGFPTANLVVGEEFVKPPDAVYAGYTYLDGRRYAVAISLGTRPMYYPEGGARLLEVFVIGADEDLYGRVLCVYFLRKLREQQVFDSEEDFRQQMERDVHDTIEAVGAWPSFLP